A single window of Botrytis cinerea B05.10 chromosome 3, complete sequence DNA harbors:
- the Bchox6 gene encoding Bchox6, with protein sequence MLVTRQCETGRNTWSSNKLGSANFASPRMANFEALPPQPDWREQYSSYQLSGENGMVHQNYEHSASSSTNNTQQQPVTRPTLEHRHTLGPMRPEGPPTPTVERPDSAPGDCGHPSVNRARDESMGSTESAPLSLGPIASNPVSSASSAPQQGVGALMNEDTSALLSPKEEDDDDIDDDDDMLDTEDGSSSTPQTAAERRAERRKMKRFRLTHQQTRFLMSEFAKQAHPDAAHRERLSREIPGLSPRQVQVWFQNRRAKIKRLTADDRERMMKMRAVPDDFDNVQALHSPYGAVHGIGTPMQSPVDFVPNYADHMIRPLMVDTMRRHEQDDQMSPAGMSPGYGHVGYTPGSSIGTPDVLSPLSINSSDRYFSSHLSSPMSSGPRSSNPFDRPPPGYQAVSHSQQRHHGARPLQPLQLRETMSRSRSESLQSPLRSSMSWKGETLDYANYPTGQPSPQSTGRQQSLYQPEQNNTVNAHQFESNSYPSSNIQNSPQHMSYSPSHPPASLQQSSPAAMSRLRASTGGAFPQGLDLRNQYRSLPHQGPSHLPPTSRPFVPPYSAGFASAPLTAPMEYSLPRTPSDANHPQLSAPMAPPQDFANAYNASRAPQSEREFSSQGQEQQHAQGHAQSEHQPQRNNSESSSYLRPNEFQAKDNRKRSFTMPGTYAPSHMS encoded by the exons ATGCTTGTTACACGGCAATGCGAAACAGGACGGAACACTTGGTCCTCTAATAAACTTGGGTCTGCTAACTTCGCGTCTCCACGGATGGCGAACTTTGAGGCTTTACCACCGCAGCCGGACTGGCGAGAACAGTACTCTTCGTACCAACTCTCTGGAGAGAATGGCATGGTCCACCAAAACTACGAGCACTCCGCAAGCTCCAGCACAAACAACACTCAACAGCAACCCGTTACTAGACCGACTTTAGAGCACCGACACACACTTGGCCCAATGAGACCGGAAGGTCCGCCAACACCCACCGTAGAGCGACCAGACTCCGCACCGGGAGATTGTGGCCACCCTTCTGTCAACAGAGCTCGGGATGAATCTATGGGTTCGACAGAATCAGCGCCGCTTTCACTTGGACCTATAGCATCGAATCCAGTATCATCTGCGTCAAGCGCACCACAACAAGGAGTAGGAGCACTGATGAATGAAGACACTTCAGCTCTCCTGAGTCctaaggaagaagatgatgacgatattgacgacgacgacgataTGCTAGATACTGAAGATGGATCTTCATCAACGCCACAGACGGCGGCAGAACGTAGAGCTGAACGCAGGAAGATGAAACGATTTCG TCTCACTCATCAACAAACTCGATTTCTTATGAGTGAATTCGCGAAGCAAGCTCATCCCGATGCTGCTCACCGCGAGCGTTTGTCACGAGAAATTCCAGGCCTTAGTCCAAGACAAGTGCAGGTATGGTTTCAGAACCG ACGTGCGAAAATCAAGAGACTTACTGCGGATGACCGAGAAcgaatgatgaagatgagagcGGTACCAGATGATTTCGACAACGTACAAGCTTTACATTCTCCTTACGGAGCTGTACACGGTATTGGAACACCAATGCAATCGCCTGTCGATTTTGTGCCAAATTACGCGGATCATATGATACGACCGTTGATGGTAGACACGATGCGCAGACATGAACAAGATGACCAGATGTCGCCGGCGGGCATGAGCCCTGGATACGGACATGTTGGATACACTCCAGGAAGTTCCATTGGCACACCTGATGTTCTTTCGCCATTGTCCATCAATTCATCCGATCGATATTTCTCCAGCCATCTTTCTAGCCCGATGAGCTCAGGGCCAAGGAGCTCAAACCCGTTTGATCGACCACCCCCAGGTTATCAAGCAGTTTCCCATTCTCAGCAAAGACATCACGGTGCCCGCCCATTACAACCATTACAGCTTCGAGAGACAATGTCAAGATCACGATCAGAGTCACTTCAGTCGCCATTAAGATCCAGTATGTCTTGGAAAGGAGAAACTTTAGATTATGCCAACTACCCGACTGGACAACCAAGTCCTCAATCGACTGGACGACAACAATCATTGTACCAGCCCGAGCAGAATAACACGGTCAATGCGCACCAATTTGAGTCAAACTCTTACCCAA GTTCCAACATCCAGAATTCACCACAACACATGAGCTATTCACCATCACATCCTCCGGCATCTTTGCAACAATCCTCACCAGCTGCTATGTCCCGCTTGCGAGCATCCACTGGCGGTGCTTTCCCTCAAGGTCTTGACTTACGCAATCAATACCGATCTCTCCCCCACCAAGGTCCATCACATCTGCCTCCTACCTCCCGCCCATTCGTACCCCCATACTCAGCGGGTTTTGCCAGCGCACCTTTAACGGCGCCAATGGAGTACTCGCTCCCTAGAACTCCAAGCGACGCAAACCATCCACAATTAAGTGCACCAATGGCACCGCCGCAGGATTTCGCAAATGCGTACAACGCATCAAGAGCTCCACAAAGCGAGCGAGAATTTAGCTCTCAAGGTCAAGAACAGCAGCATGCCCAAGGCCATGCACAGTCTGAACATCAACCACAAAGAAATAACAGCGAAAGTTCATCATATCTTCGACCCAATGAATTCCAAGCAAAGGATAACCGCAAGAGAAGCTTTACCATGCCTGGAACTTATGCACCTTCTCATATGTCTTAG
- the Bctof1 gene encoding Bctof1, protein MEFSGGKRDVVDPEVRAYVNSLVTALGGSGADEEGRYVLGDDALACLRDLKKWLKLYDEKANRLDVARCLAESNLVGGDLLQILAAWPENATDDRLKSKTALACLELLVPLTWPLEKNKEMTVNHHRHVPYLEIAQVGYKRSILGFDGARILHTAVRCALPAMAVDIGDRSTRDEGIIKLILYFLRNIAMVAPPPNGQYEGDETEISRSATIDAFDYQDIFHLLLMVSSTMGTEFNTQDVVVMDVIFHLVKGVDVEKLFFSEKAMDNSKTDELVRLRKKEQAMLRSYQTNAPTRHNRFGTMAWMQRDDAKMTTISGQAALRTGRGGLDKMDSTKKFKPPRRAVKGESGPLAFDNPVPLNASATKNLRAFVEDFLDSGFNPLFTHLRKAIDREAERVLEYHQRQFFYLISWFLEAERVRRKNKKPSKDKSSEEVDSFALVASVLNQEMFITLNRAMDLNFENKNWYDLSAAMKCFTQILLTVQEMADSPLEADQEIAENILARIFYEDTTHERVAMITRTYKDQGFGYLDSCTELTHNYMRILEQYSKQNVDMQVRSRRRTRRKKKAAKDAGEDIGDDNIVDESDGEDEARAQKESSERKFDYKRFAARFLSQGCIDTFVSFTKFYHDLKPAQLKRAHRFFYRVAFKQDMSVMLFRVDIIHLFYTMIKGPGGIDPQSPSYKEWDEMVKQLLKKCTRKIQERPELVVEMLFSKTNGTAHFLEYGYEKQTISTKPKAAAELEVKGGLEWEDQIGVAVGALLDRNEADHIEWVKSQLSSAEDERRSWEAANQALQSVEKDPLLEDAETPAMEVEPPKAPSIILKPDNDDRKTAMFKNGYLRLLVKLVGLTSIGAADDPDASWYFPSAKSSDQIKEALDLIKKFEFAPPTFDDGKGALDQIRRVSAGMNRKRSAFDDDSDDGIDNDDEEEELLFEPGGPTAMKKSDALKALKKSRRRRRRDGSEETESRGLTDEQIEARAAARRARELEKNRKIKSELYVHDSDDDEENDRIFFEAEERLRQQNKITIMKELLGVGQQRENGKKRMADALDREEDEDSDEDMAMTSNKKSANSAISLDTDEEVGVGADNAESEEEEAEDTDTPISSPHRSAQPKRRKVLSDDDEDEPSAKDAMEIDDEDEENIVPVANPRRPRVRAGFIMDSSDDE, encoded by the exons ATGGAGTTCTCGGGTGGTAAAAGGGACGTCGTAGATCCTGAAGTTAGAGCTTATGTGAATAGCTTGGTCACGGCT TTGGGAGGAAGCGGGGCAGATGAAGAGGGACGATACGTTCTAGGAGATGATGCATTGGCATGTTTACGAGATCTCAAAAAATGGTTAAAGCTCTATGACGAGAAGGCGAATCGATTAGACGTTGCAAGATGTCTCGCAGAATCCAATTTGGTAGGAGGAGATCTTCTACAGATCCTCGCAGCATGGCCCGAGAATGCCACGGACGATCGATTGAAGTCGAAGACAGCGCTGGCATGTCTGGAACTGTTGGTACCATTAACTTGGCCATTGGAGAAGAACAAGGAAATGACAGTCAATCACCATCGGCATGTCCCATATTTAGAGATTGCGCAAGTGGGATACAAAAGGTCGATACTTGGGTTCGATGGAGCAAGAATATTACATACTGCGGTCAGATGCGCCCTGCCAGCCATGGCGGTAGATATTGGAGACCGAAGTACAAGAGATGAGGGgattatcaaattgatcTTGTACTTTCTCCGGAACATTGCTATGGTTGCACCTCCACCGAATGGTCAATATGAAGGCGATGAAACGGAAATTTCGAGATCTGCGACAATTGATGCTTTCGACTACCAAGACatatttcatcttcttttgatGGTATCTTCAACAATGGGGACTGAATTCAATACCCAAGATGTTGTGGTAATGGACGTTATCTTCCATTTAGTTAAAGGAGTGGATGTTGAGAAGTTATTCTTCAGCGAGAAGGCCATGGATAATAGCAAGACAGATGAACTGGTTAGATTACGGAAGAAAGAACAAGCGATGCTCCGAAGTTATCAAACAAATGCTCCCACGAGACACAATCGATTCGGAACCATGGCCTGGATGCAGCGAGATGATGCGAAAATGACAACAATCTCTGGCCAGGCCGCGCTCAGAACGGGAAGAGGAGGACTTGACAAAATGGATAGCACTAAGAAATTTAAACCGCCTAGAAGAGCAGTCAAGGGAGAAAGTGGACCGCTAGCCTTTGATAATCCAGTTCCTCTCAATGCATCGGCGACGAAAAATTTACGGGCATTTGTTGAGGATTTTCTCGATTCTGGATTTAACCCACTTTTCACACACCTTCGAAAAGCCATTGATAGAGAAGCTGAAAGAGTTCTTGAATATCATCAGCGCCAATTCttctatttaatatcatGGTTTCTCGAGGCGGAAAGAGTCAGgagaaagaacaagaagcCTTCCAAAGATAAAAGCTCAGAAGAGGTGGATAGTTTTGCACTGGTTGCAAGTGTGCTCAATCAAGAGATGTTCATCACACTCAATAGGGCGATGGATCTCAATTTTGAGAACAAAAACTGGTATGACTTAAGTGCTGCCATGAAATGCTTCACACAGATTCTTCTCACCGTTCAGGAAATGGCGGATTCGCCTCTTGAGGCCGATCAGGAAATTGCGGAGAATATTCTGGCGCGTATATTCTACGAAGACACAACTCACGAGCGAGTGGCTATGATAACCAGAACGTATAAAGACCAGGGATTTGGTTATCTTGATTCTTGTACAGAGCTTACCCATAATTACATGCGTATCCTGGAACAGTACTCAAAGCAAAATGTTGATATGCAAGTAAGATCAAGGAGACGCACgcggagaaagaagaaggccGCGAAAGATGCAGGAGAAGACATAGGCGACGACAACATAGTTGATGAATCTGATGGTGAAGATGAGGCACGAGCACAGAAAGAATCCTCGGAGCGGAAGTTCGATTACAAACGCTTCGCTGCTAGATTTCTGTCTCAAGGATGTATCGATACATTTGTCTCTTTCACGAAATTTTATCATGACCTGAAACCAGCGCAATTGAAGCGAGCCCATAGGTTCTTTTATCGAGTGGCCTTCAAGCAGGATATGAGTGTTATGTTGTTTAGAGTGGATATCATTCATTTGTTTTATACTATGATCAAAGGCCCAGGAGGCATAGATCCCCAATCCCCTTCTTACAAAGAATGGGACGAAATGGTAAAGCAACTCTTGAAGAAATGTACGAGAAAAATCCAAGAACGCCCGGAGCTTGTGGTGGAAATGCTCTTTTCTAAAACCAATGGCACTGCGCATTTCTTGGAGTATGGTTATGAAAAACAAACGATATCCACAAAACCTAAAGCAGCAGCTGAGTTAGAAGTCAAGGGTGGATTAGAGTGGGAGGATCAAATCGGTGTTGCTGTTGGCGCCTTACTTGATAGAAATGAAGCCGACCATATCGAATGGGTCAAGTCGCAGTTATCGTCCGCAGaggatgaaagaagaagttggGAGGCGGCAAATCAAGCTTTGCAATCAGTTGAGAAAGATCCACTTCTGGAGGATGCAGAGACACCTGCCATGGAGGTCGAACCTCCAAAGGCGCCTTCTATCA TTCTAAAACCAGACAACGACGATCGAAAAACGGCCATGTTCAAGAATGGCTACTTGCGCCTATTAGTAAAGCTTGTTGGTCTCACAAGTATTGGAGCTGCCGACGACCCCGATGCCTCCTGGTATTTCCCGTCGGCAAAGTcatcagatcagatcaaagAAGCCCTAGATTTAATCAAGAAATTCGAGTTTGCCCCGCCAACTTTTGACGATGGCAAAGGAGCGCTTGATCAAATAAGAAGAGTATCTGCTGGGATGAATAGAAAACGCTCTGCATTCGATGATGATTCAGATGACGGCATTGATAacgacgacgaagaagaggaactACTTTTCGAACCCGGTGGACCTACAGCAATGAAAAAATCGGATGCTTTGAAAGCTCTAAAGAAAAGTCGAAGAAGACGTAGAAGGGATGGAAGTGAAGAAACCGAAAGTCGTGGGCTAACAGATGAGCAAATTGAGGCTCGCGCGGCAGCTAGAAGAGCGagagagttggagaagaaccGCAAGATTAAGAGTGAACTATATGTTCATGATAGTGACGATGACGAAGAAAATGATCGAATTTTCTTCGAAGCAGAGGAGAGACTCAGGCAGCAGAATAAGATAACTATCATGAAGGAGTTGTTGGGAGTCGGTCAGcaaagagaaaatggaaagaagaggatggcAGATGCTTTGgatagagaagaagatgaagatagcGATGAAGATATGGCTATGACATCGAACAAGAAAAGTGCAAACAGTGCGATTTCACTGGATACTGATGAAGAGGTTGGTGTGGGTGCAGATAATGCAGAAtctgaagaggaagaagcagaGGATACGGATACCCCGATATCGAGTCCTCATAGGTCAGCACAGCCAAAGAGGCGCAAAGTGTTGagcgatgacgatgaagatgagccTTCGGCGAAAGATGCAATGGAGatagatgatgaggatgaagaaaatattgtACCAGTGGCGAATCCAAGGAGACCTAGGGTTAGAGCGGGCTTCATTATGGATAGTAGTGACGATGAATGA